One window from the genome of Hordeum vulgare subsp. vulgare unplaced genomic scaffold, MorexV3_pseudomolecules_assembly, whole genome shotgun sequence encodes:
- the LOC123415200 gene encoding PR5-like receptor kinase yields MGAASALFLFVLVITGEAATLGITNQCSYTVWPAVVPGGGRQLDPGEAWVLDVPAGNTSGRVWARTGCTFHGEGNVSSCQTGDCGGLLACTAYGRPPSTLGEFAFGGLNAVDSFDISFMDGFNVPMDFLPVPVQVQGRAGCVKGPRCPANITSQCPTELKAPGGCNSACRVLKQDKYCCTGSAAHNCSTTNYSVFFKKMCPDAYSYPKDDPSSTFSCPTGTNYQVVFCPLMNQAMSPPAESPVALPAPIGPTSMKPKSSTVTRVVTILAPVGSFILLTVVFLLAYFICKRRTHRQHEMEEEEEFGELQGTPIRFTYQQLKAATEQFADKLGEGGFGSVFKGKFGDEMIAVKRLDRAGQGKREFSAEVQTIGRIHHINLVSLIGFCAEKSYRLLVYEYMHKGSLDRWIYCRHDNDAPPLDWSIRCKIITHIAKGLSYLHEECTKRIAHLDVKPQNILLDDEFNAKLSDFGLCKLIDRDMSQVVTRMRGTPGYLAPEWLTSQITEKADVYSFGVVVMEVISGRKNLDTSRSEESIHLITLLEEKVKNDHLVDLIDRNSNDMQAHKQDAIQMMKLAMWCLQIDCQRRPKMSEVVKVLEGAMSADNNIDHNFVVARNVISSVPPLSSHVSGPN; encoded by the coding sequence ATGGGCGCCGCTTCCGCTCTCTTCCTCTTCGTCCTCGTTATCACGGGCGAGGCCGCCACACTAGGAATCACCAACCAATGCTCCTACACCGTGTGGCCGGCCGTCGTGCCGGGAGGTGGCCGGCAGCTCGATCCAGGGGAGGCATGGGTGCTGGACGTCCCCGCCGGCAACACATCCGGCCGCGTCTGGGCACGGACGGGCTGCACGTTCCATGGCGAAGGTAACGTGTCGTCGTGCCAAACTGGTGACTGCGGCGGCTTGCTCGCCTGCACAGCCTATGGCCGGCCGCCCAGCACGCTCGGTGAGTTCGCGTTTGGCGGCCTCAACGCCGTGGATTCCTTCGACATCTCCTTCATGGACGGCTTCAACGTGCCCATGGACTTCCTGCCGGTGCCGGTTCAGGTTCAAGGAAGGGCAGGGTGCGTCAAGGGGCCGCGCTGTCCAGCCAACATCACATCGCAGTGCCCAACAGAGCTGAAGGCTCCGGGGGGTTGTAACAGTGCATGCAGGGTGTTGAAGCAGGACAAATACTGCTGTACCGGGAGCGCGGCACACAATTGCAGCACCACCAACTACTCGGTCTTCTTTAAGAAGATGTGCCCAGATGCCTACAGCTACCCCAAGGATGATCCCAGCAGCACTTTCAGTTGCCCGACGGGCACCAACTACCAGGTCGTCTTTTGTCCCCTGATGAATCAAGCAATGTCGCCTCCAGCTGAAAGTCCCGTGGCTCTGCCTGCGCCTATTGGGCCAACAAGCATGAAACCAAAATCCTCCACTGTAACAAGAGTTGTGACAATTCTAGCTCCTGTAGGCAGCTTCATTTTGCttaccgtcgtcttcctcctcgcctacTTTATATGTAAGCGGAGAACACATAGACAAcatgagatggaggaggaggaagagtttgGGGAGCTACAAGGAACACCAATCAGGTTCACATATCAACAGCTAAAAGCAGCAACCGAGCAATTTGCAGACAAGCTAGGGGAAGGAGGATTTGGGTCTGTTTTCAAGGGAAAATTTGGGGATGAAATGATTGCAGTAAAACGTTTGGATCGAGCTGGTCAGGGCAAAAGAGAATTTTCTGCAGAGGTTCAGACAATTGGCAGGATTCATCATATTAATCTGGTGAGTTTGATTGGTTTCTGTGCAGAGAAATCCTATAGGCTCCTGGTGTATGAGTATATGCACAAAGGATCCTTGGATAGATGGATCTATTGTCGACATGACAACGATGCTCCTCCTTTGGATTGGAGCATCCGGTGCAAAATTATCACTCACATAGCTAAGGGTCTCTCTTATCTTCACGAGGAGTGCACAAAACGGATTGCTCATTTGGATGTCAAACCACAAAACATCCTCTTAGATGATGAATTCAATGCTAAACTTTCTGATTTTGGACTATGCAAGCTCATTGATAGGGATATGAGCCAGGTGGTTACTAGAATGAGAGGCACACCTGGATATTTAGCTCCTGAATGGTTAACATCGCAAATCACAGAAAAGGCTGACGTCTACAGCTTTGGTGTTGTGGTCATGGAAGTCATCAGCGGAAGAAAGAACCTCGACACTTCCCGGTCAGAAGAGAGCATCCATCTTATTACCCTATTGGAGGAAAAGGTTAAAAACGACCACTTGGTAGATTTGATTGACAGGAACAGCAACGACATGCAAGCACATAAGCAGGATGCAATTCAGATGATGAAGCTCGCGATGTGGTGTTTGCAGATTGATTGCCAAAGAAGGCCTAAAATGTCTGAGGTGGTCAAGGTCTTGGAAGGTGCCATGAGTGCAGACAACAATATTGATCATAACTTTGTTGTTGCTAGGAATGTGATCTCCTCAGTTCCACCTCTATCTTCACATGTATCGGGGCCCAACTGA